In Bifidobacterium sp. ESL0775, the following are encoded in one genomic region:
- a CDS encoding NUDIX domain-containing protein, which yields MTSELKPTHVVEAAGGIPYRWITAGKATGVDERAAKASKFAEARASHTTSKRKRHKHKLPLTQAEIHFRAIITQLEVCLVHRPKYDDWSWPKGKLEEHESSRHAAIREMEEETGVPVALGPSIGEVEYPLNAEGKNSKHAKTGTKTGAIYTKHVVYWMAHPIPPNIAEHRQQAIGAIAPAKASEIDEVRWLTIPQARKLLSHPLDRDILDQFVDRIQEGALKAQKLIIVRHSKAVARKRWEGTDANRPIIPRGAAASFALDQELGCYAPQKLASSPWLRCMETLEPYAWHTGLEIEQLPALTEDAFAADPDATWRCVSDIIDDLFAETDGTSAAKSAVQVGTKAVVKISDNGDSANQTDDNTTEGNPADEPTSDGKTESSTEMKAGSDKDVRDSTVPMGSAVSTHDAQSPSQKDETGNTDAPANDDQIKAATPESAPKQYSRATTICMHRPVIGGIFEHLRAMCASKSLSKQLIAKSPYMPTGNAVALFIVKDAEGPRIIDIQRMAPLVY from the coding sequence ATGACCTCCGAGCTGAAACCAACACACGTCGTTGAGGCGGCGGGGGGCATCCCCTACCGCTGGATCACTGCGGGCAAGGCCACTGGCGTGGACGAACGAGCCGCGAAAGCGAGCAAATTCGCCGAGGCCCGTGCCTCGCACACCACCAGCAAACGCAAGCGGCACAAGCACAAGTTACCGCTGACGCAGGCCGAAATCCATTTCCGCGCCATCATCACGCAGCTGGAAGTCTGCTTGGTGCACCGGCCAAAATACGACGACTGGAGTTGGCCGAAAGGCAAGCTCGAGGAGCATGAATCCAGCCGCCACGCCGCGATACGCGAGATGGAAGAGGAAACCGGCGTGCCCGTGGCGCTTGGCCCCAGCATCGGAGAAGTCGAATACCCGCTCAACGCCGAAGGCAAGAATTCGAAGCACGCCAAGACCGGAACCAAAACCGGGGCGATCTACACCAAGCACGTCGTCTATTGGATGGCGCATCCGATTCCCCCGAACATCGCGGAGCATCGCCAACAGGCCATCGGCGCGATCGCACCCGCGAAAGCCAGCGAGATCGACGAGGTGAGATGGCTGACCATCCCCCAGGCCCGCAAACTGCTTTCACACCCGCTCGACCGCGATATCCTCGACCAGTTCGTCGACCGCATCCAGGAAGGCGCGCTCAAGGCGCAGAAGCTGATCATCGTCCGCCACAGCAAGGCCGTGGCACGCAAACGTTGGGAGGGCACCGACGCCAACCGCCCCATCATTCCCCGCGGTGCGGCCGCGAGTTTCGCGCTCGACCAAGAGCTCGGTTGCTATGCCCCGCAAAAACTCGCCTCGTCCCCGTGGCTACGTTGCATGGAGACGCTGGAACCGTACGCATGGCACACGGGACTTGAGATTGAGCAGCTGCCTGCGCTTACCGAAGACGCCTTCGCGGCTGATCCCGATGCGACGTGGCGATGCGTTTCGGACATCATCGATGATTTGTTCGCCGAGACCGACGGCACGTCCGCGGCGAAAAGCGCCGTGCAGGTCGGTACCAAAGCCGTGGTCAAGATCAGCGATAACGGTGATTCAGCCAACCAGACGGACGACAACACCACCGAAGGCAATCCCGCCGACGAACCGACAAGCGACGGCAAGACCGAAAGCTCCACCGAAATGAAAGCCGGTTCGGATAAGGACGTTCGGGATTCGACAGTACCCATGGGTTCGGCGGTATCAACGCATGACGCACAATCGCCCAGCCAAAAAGACGAAACCGGCAATACCGACGCCCCCGCCAACGATGACCAAATAAAAGCCGCCACGCCGGAAAGCGCACCAAAACAATACAGCCGCGCGACCACGATCTGCATGCACCGGCCCGTCATCGGCGGCATTTTCGAGCACCTGCGTGCGATGTGCGCCTCCAAATCGCTGTCCAAACAGCTCATCGCGAAGTCGCCTTACATGCCTACAGGCAATGCCGTAGCATTGTTCATCGTGAAAGACGCGGAAGGCCCGCGCATCATCGACATCCAAAGAATGGCTCCACTTGTCTACTAA
- a CDS encoding RNA degradosome polyphosphate kinase gives MAQIFDAPSKALLRSQIAEHIAETEKTDKRKALPEELPLPTDRYFDRELSWLKFNKRVLEMAEDPEVPLLERANFAGIFASNLDEYFMVRVAGLKRRIDTGIAVTSASGLSPRQQLRSISETAHELQAEHANEAIKHILPELAKEHIVLLSWDKLTSAEQERLSRYYRQQVFPVLTPLAFDPAHPFPYISGGSLNLAVLVENPNSGKTHFARVKVPDNLNRLVPVDDLTDEESREERYGFITMENLIIAHLESLFPGMIIKEARSFRVTRNEDIDVEEDDAENLLNAMEKELLRRRFGPPIRLEISDATSPFLSQLLARRLRVSEDEIYRLPAPLDMKLMFELQDIDRPDLKNKPFIPTTNRQIATVESSRAQDIFAAIRERDILLHHPYDSFSTSVQAFLAQAAADPKVLAIKQTLYRTSSNSPIIDALVDAAHAGKQVLALVEIKARFDEDANIAWARKLERAGVHVVYGIVGLKTHCKLSLVVRQEAEGLRRYCHVGTGNYNPKTARQYTDLGLLTCDPVVGQDLTRLFNQLSGYAPRSSFHRLLVAPRTARSGLIKRIRREEDAARAGNESWIKIKVNSIVDEKTIDALYRASQAGVKIDIVVRGICGLKPGVPGLSENIRVHSILGRFLEHSRIYAFANSAGPQIGEGPAAGPEVWIGSADLMHRNLDRRVEALVRITDPEEVASLIDYVDLQMANTTSSWHMQPDGTYIRHSHDKDGKPLVDCQELLIKTHQRGRK, from the coding sequence ATGGCACAGATTTTTGACGCACCCTCGAAGGCGCTGCTCCGCAGCCAAATCGCCGAGCACATCGCCGAAACCGAGAAAACCGACAAGCGCAAGGCGCTGCCGGAGGAGCTCCCGCTGCCCACGGACCGTTACTTCGACCGCGAGCTGAGCTGGCTCAAATTCAACAAGCGCGTACTCGAAATGGCGGAGGACCCTGAAGTCCCGCTCTTGGAACGCGCCAATTTCGCAGGCATCTTCGCCTCGAACCTCGACGAGTACTTCATGGTGCGCGTCGCCGGCCTCAAGCGGCGTATCGACACCGGCATCGCCGTGACGTCGGCTTCCGGGCTGAGCCCACGCCAGCAACTGCGCTCGATCAGCGAGACCGCGCATGAGTTGCAGGCCGAGCACGCCAACGAGGCCATCAAGCACATCCTTCCCGAGCTGGCGAAGGAGCACATCGTGCTGTTGAGCTGGGACAAGCTCACCAGCGCCGAGCAGGAACGCCTTTCGCGTTATTACCGCCAGCAGGTCTTCCCCGTGCTCACCCCGCTCGCCTTCGATCCCGCGCACCCGTTCCCCTATATCTCCGGCGGCTCGCTGAACCTGGCCGTGCTGGTGGAGAACCCGAACAGCGGCAAGACTCATTTCGCCCGCGTCAAGGTTCCGGACAACCTGAACCGCTTGGTTCCCGTCGACGATCTGACCGACGAGGAAAGCCGCGAGGAACGCTATGGCTTCATCACCATGGAGAACCTCATCATCGCGCATCTGGAATCCTTGTTCCCCGGCATGATCATCAAGGAGGCGCGCTCGTTCCGCGTCACCCGTAACGAGGACATCGACGTCGAGGAGGACGATGCCGAGAACCTCCTGAACGCCATGGAGAAGGAACTGTTGCGCCGTCGTTTCGGGCCGCCAATCCGTCTTGAGATCAGCGATGCCACCAGCCCGTTCCTCTCCCAGCTTTTGGCCCGCCGTCTGCGCGTCAGCGAGGATGAGATCTACCGCCTGCCCGCGCCTCTGGATATGAAGCTCATGTTCGAGTTGCAGGACATTGATCGGCCGGACCTCAAGAACAAGCCGTTCATCCCGACCACGAACCGCCAGATCGCCACGGTCGAATCGAGCCGCGCGCAGGACATCTTCGCCGCCATCCGCGAGCGCGACATCCTGCTGCACCACCCCTACGATTCGTTCTCCACTTCCGTGCAGGCCTTCCTCGCGCAGGCCGCGGCCGACCCGAAGGTGCTGGCCATCAAGCAGACGCTCTACCGCACCTCCAGCAATTCGCCGATCATCGACGCGCTGGTCGATGCCGCGCACGCCGGCAAGCAGGTCTTGGCATTGGTCGAGATCAAGGCACGCTTCGATGAGGACGCCAACATCGCATGGGCCCGCAAGCTCGAACGCGCCGGCGTCCATGTCGTCTACGGCATCGTGGGCCTGAAGACCCACTGCAAGCTTTCATTGGTCGTACGCCAGGAGGCGGAAGGGCTGCGCCGTTACTGCCACGTTGGCACCGGCAATTACAACCCCAAGACCGCCCGCCAGTACACCGATCTTGGCCTGCTGACCTGCGACCCGGTAGTCGGGCAGGACCTGACACGTCTCTTCAACCAGCTCTCCGGCTACGCGCCGCGTTCCAGCTTCCACCGGCTGCTGGTCGCCCCACGCACCGCACGCAGTGGCCTCATCAAGCGCATCAGGCGCGAGGAGGACGCGGCGCGCGCCGGCAATGAGTCCTGGATCAAAATCAAGGTCAACTCCATCGTCGACGAGAAGACCATCGACGCCCTCTACCGCGCCAGCCAGGCCGGCGTGAAAATCGACATCGTCGTGCGTGGCATCTGCGGCCTGAAGCCCGGGGTTCCGGGCCTGAGCGAGAACATCCGCGTGCATTCCATTCTCGGCCGTTTCCTCGAACACAGCCGCATCTACGCCTTCGCGAACTCCGCAGGGCCTCAGATCGGCGAAGGCCCCGCCGCCGGGCCGGAAGTCTGGATTGGCTCGGCCGACCTGATGCACCGCAACCTCGACCGTCGTGTGGAGGCGCTGGTGCGCATCACCGATCCCGAGGAAGTCGCTTCGCTGATCGATTATGTCGACCTGCAGATGGCCAACACCACCTCGTCATGGCACATGCAGCCGGATGGCACCTACATCCGCCATTCGCACGATAAGGACGGCAAGCCTCTGGTCGATTGCCAGGAACTGCTGATCAAGACCCACCAGCGCGGTCGCAAATAA
- a CDS encoding type II toxin-antitoxin system RelE/ParE family toxin produces MDDFEVEFYALPDGTEPMSEFLNSLPKKVRVKASRSIALLRQYGNRLREPESKYLDDGIFELRSKQSTNTVRSFYFFIEGRKIIMTHGIVKKQNKTPPAELLKAKKYRDDWLRRKGLKHG; encoded by the coding sequence ATGGATGATTTTGAAGTTGAATTTTATGCGTTGCCTGATGGTACCGAGCCGATGTCGGAGTTTCTGAATTCATTACCGAAAAAAGTGAGGGTAAAGGCATCCAGAAGCATTGCTTTGTTGCGTCAATATGGCAATCGACTCAGAGAGCCTGAGTCCAAATATCTGGATGACGGGATTTTTGAGCTGAGGAGCAAGCAGTCGACCAATACCGTGCGTTCGTTTTACTTTTTCATCGAGGGACGAAAGATTATTATGACGCACGGGATTGTGAAGAAGCAAAACAAGACACCGCCGGCCGAGTTATTGAAAGCCAAGAAGTATAGAGATGACTGGTTGAGAAGGAAAGGATTGAAACATGGATGA
- a CDS encoding helix-turn-helix transcriptional regulator, which translates to MDDLDRFLEEQMRDPEFAKEYKRLEPEYQLKSALIGARIKAEMTQEELAKRCGLRASNISRIESGRSVPSVRTLWKIAKGLGRKLKIEFV; encoded by the coding sequence ATGGATGATTTGGATCGGTTCCTTGAAGAACAAATGCGTGATCCCGAGTTTGCCAAGGAGTATAAGCGGCTGGAGCCTGAGTACCAGCTGAAATCCGCTCTCATCGGCGCTCGTATCAAGGCCGAGATGACGCAGGAAGAGCTGGCAAAGCGTTGTGGGCTCAGGGCGTCGAATATTTCCCGGATTGAAAGTGGACGCTCCGTGCCGTCGGTAAGAACGCTTTGGAAAATCGCCAAAGGGCTGGGCCGTAAGCTCAAGATCGAGTTCGTGTGA
- a CDS encoding phosphatase PAP2 family protein — protein sequence MTDDSIEAAKPTDSSSNPEPQRPAQPRVAVPAPPQVQPAIPEKKPAQGSGQTPTQSSGQTPSQDFQRTQDSAQTPSRDSGHVTTQDSRQVQRPEQRSAQDFQQVQGSAQALSQDSGQMTAQESGQPEQSTANGPEDVSFVAFGGDDGAFMAKVPEDGASADGVDFIGFGDMPSDGAVSNADANVDAVAGIATVADLDTESGAGSVGEADEVEKGLAQIDPLTIHPRVSSCVLALVLALVCLASAAGIYWFGVHTLNGQSFDEIVWNGFAGSMPGWLVAISRMLSNRLVIPIISLALALIAFVVAAVRKRWWLVGQMAVFGVVAYGASWLKRLLPRPFLMNITSSRSNTAPSGHTLLAVACGLALLVAVPRVWRAVVALVESVYVILVAASLVVGHWHRPSDVLMSLLIGGGLVMLTLVFTRKSGMDSPGSRVSSASIQIVGSVMITFGVVSCIYAAYLLWQIYPGLAMSAAWAKNGACTLTMAAIIGVTCLMFGLTLALRQLTASPLTRLGLVGAPPAPPEE from the coding sequence ATGACTGACGATTCCATCGAAGCGGCCAAACCAACCGATAGCTCTTCCAATCCCGAGCCACAGCGCCCGGCGCAACCGCGCGTCGCGGTGCCGGCACCCCCGCAGGTGCAACCGGCGATACCGGAGAAGAAGCCGGCGCAAGGGTCTGGTCAAACTCCGACGCAGAGCTCTGGGCAGACCCCTTCGCAGGATTTCCAACGTACCCAGGATTCTGCGCAAACACCGTCACGGGATTCTGGACATGTGACGACCCAAGATTCCAGGCAAGTCCAAAGGCCGGAACAGAGGTCGGCGCAAGATTTTCAGCAAGTGCAAGGTTCCGCGCAGGCGCTATCGCAGGATTCTGGGCAAATGACAGCGCAAGAGTCTGGGCAGCCTGAGCAGAGTACAGCGAACGGGCCTGAGGACGTGAGCTTTGTGGCGTTCGGCGGCGATGATGGGGCCTTTATGGCCAAAGTCCCGGAAGATGGTGCTTCCGCCGACGGAGTCGATTTCATTGGGTTCGGTGATATGCCTTCCGACGGTGCGGTGAGCAATGCCGACGCCAATGTCGATGCTGTCGCCGGTATCGCCACGGTCGCTGATCTCGATACGGAGTCGGGCGCCGGTTCGGTTGGAGAAGCGGACGAGGTCGAGAAAGGCCTGGCCCAGATCGACCCGCTGACCATCCACCCCAGGGTGTCCAGCTGCGTGCTGGCCCTGGTGCTCGCGCTGGTCTGCCTCGCGTCGGCCGCCGGAATCTACTGGTTCGGCGTGCACACGTTGAATGGCCAGAGTTTCGATGAGATCGTCTGGAACGGTTTCGCTGGCAGTATGCCGGGCTGGCTTGTCGCCATCTCCCGCATGCTGAGCAACCGATTGGTGATACCAATCATCAGCCTGGCGCTGGCGCTCATCGCGTTCGTCGTCGCCGCGGTGCGCAAGCGCTGGTGGCTGGTCGGCCAGATGGCCGTCTTCGGTGTGGTGGCTTACGGCGCTTCGTGGCTCAAGCGCCTCCTGCCGCGCCCGTTCCTGATGAACATCACGTCTTCACGCAGCAACACCGCCCCGTCGGGCCATACGTTGCTGGCCGTCGCCTGCGGTCTGGCTCTGCTCGTGGCCGTGCCCCGCGTCTGGCGCGCAGTGGTGGCGCTGGTCGAATCCGTTTATGTCATCCTCGTCGCGGCCTCGCTGGTGGTGGGCCATTGGCACAGGCCGTCCGACGTCCTAATGTCGTTGCTCATCGGCGGCGGCCTGGTAATGCTCACGCTCGTCTTCACCCGCAAATCCGGCATGGACAGCCCCGGCAGCCGCGTCTCGTCGGCGAGCATACAGATTGTCGGCAGCGTGATGATCACGTTCGGCGTCGTCTCCTGCATCTACGCCGCCTACCTGCTTTGGCAGATTTACCCCGGTCTCGCGATGAGCGCGGCCTGGGCGAAAAACGGCGCATGCACGCTGACCATGGCCGCCATCATCGGTGTGACTTGCCTGATGTTCGGCCTCACGCTCGCCTTGCGCCAGTTGACCGCCTCGCCCCTGACTCGCCTCGGCCTGGTCGGTGCGCCTCCCGCCCCGCCCGAGGAGTGA
- a CDS encoding lysophospholipid acyltransferase family protein produces MTSKGKPSPRSAVKPLSDAQVELLGKRHHLVDPTQYLPTGPRKVNTAEIEAQNPKGTKRLLDAVSMVLRAHSKVYAWGLEHVPETGPFITAATHVTMYDVFIPMDALFHMGRRPRYMAKAEMAHWPIIGKWFQLVGMQPVPRRSGKAVEIEKESIDILTSGRPLTVWPEGTLSRDPLKWPMSLKDGVGIIALESSRRLGYQIPLYCAVTWGAASINHWWPWPRKNVVMCYDDVLDYGDLLKGSDSWGVEPPMELVTELTTRIRERMETIMAEIRGEQPPAEGYWDFRTMSRKPRRKG; encoded by the coding sequence ATGACTTCGAAAGGAAAACCGTCGCCGCGTTCGGCCGTGAAACCCTTGAGCGACGCGCAAGTGGAGCTTCTGGGCAAGCGTCACCATTTGGTCGATCCGACGCAATACCTCCCAACCGGGCCGCGCAAAGTGAACACCGCCGAGATCGAGGCGCAGAATCCGAAAGGGACCAAACGTCTGCTTGACGCCGTTTCCATGGTGCTCCGTGCGCACAGCAAGGTCTACGCATGGGGCCTCGAGCACGTTCCCGAAACCGGCCCGTTCATCACAGCCGCCACGCATGTGACGATGTATGACGTTTTCATTCCGATGGACGCGCTCTTCCACATGGGTCGTCGGCCGCGTTATATGGCCAAGGCCGAGATGGCGCACTGGCCGATCATCGGCAAGTGGTTCCAGCTGGTGGGCATGCAGCCTGTGCCGCGCCGCAGCGGAAAGGCCGTCGAGATCGAGAAGGAATCCATCGACATCCTCACTTCCGGCCGTCCGCTGACCGTCTGGCCGGAAGGCACGCTTTCGCGCGACCCGCTCAAATGGCCGATGAGCCTTAAAGACGGCGTTGGCATCATCGCCCTCGAGTCCTCGCGTCGGCTCGGTTACCAGATACCACTTTATTGCGCCGTTACGTGGGGCGCGGCGAGCATCAACCACTGGTGGCCTTGGCCGCGTAAGAACGTGGTGATGTGCTACGACGACGTGCTGGATTATGGCGATTTGCTCAAAGGCAGCGATTCGTGGGGCGTCGAGCCGCCGATGGAGCTGGTGACGGAATTGACGACACGCATCCGCGAGCGGATGGAGACGATCATGGCCGAGATCCGCGGCGAGCAGCCCCCGGCCGAGGGCTATTGGGATTTCCGGACGATGAGCCGCAAGCCGCGTAGGAAGGGATAG
- a CDS encoding NAD(P)H-dependent glycerol-3-phosphate dehydrogenase, with the protein MKVTVLGAGAWGTAFGQVLADAGNDVTMWAREPEIVEGIRDHHFNGVRLPSVKRLPENMTATGDKAEAVRDARIIVVAIAAQHAREALEPFAPLIPGDAIVVSLMKGIERVSGKRMDEVVREALNGLPAGRFVAISGPNLSKEVAAREPSATVVACEDIDNAKTVAQACRTPYFKAFVTTDVIGVEMCGSLKNVVALAVGMARGAGYGENTAAMIETRGLAELAALGKAAHAESKTFLGLAGVGDLIATCGSPLSRNYTFGANLGRGMSVEEATKVSNGVAEGVPTTEAVVRMGAELGVQTPLASAMNDVLKRGLTCEQMLHELVKGDVTEE; encoded by the coding sequence ATGAAGGTGACGGTACTCGGAGCGGGCGCGTGGGGCACGGCGTTCGGCCAGGTGCTCGCGGACGCGGGCAACGACGTGACGATGTGGGCGCGCGAGCCCGAGATCGTCGAGGGTATTCGCGACCACCACTTCAACGGCGTGCGGCTCCCCAGCGTCAAACGCCTTCCTGAAAATATGACCGCGACCGGCGACAAGGCCGAGGCGGTGAGGGATGCGCGGATCATCGTCGTCGCCATCGCGGCCCAGCACGCCCGTGAAGCACTGGAGCCGTTCGCGCCGCTGATTCCTGGTGACGCCATCGTCGTCTCGCTGATGAAGGGCATCGAGCGCGTCAGCGGCAAGCGCATGGACGAGGTGGTGCGCGAGGCGTTGAACGGCCTGCCTGCAGGGCGTTTCGTCGCGATTTCCGGGCCGAACCTGAGCAAGGAGGTCGCCGCCCGCGAGCCTAGCGCGACCGTGGTGGCCTGCGAGGACATCGACAACGCCAAAACCGTGGCGCAAGCCTGCCGGACCCCGTATTTCAAGGCGTTCGTCACCACCGATGTCATCGGCGTGGAGATGTGCGGGTCGCTCAAAAACGTGGTGGCGCTCGCGGTGGGCATGGCCCGCGGCGCGGGCTACGGCGAGAACACCGCCGCGATGATCGAGACGCGTGGCTTGGCCGAGCTTGCGGCGCTGGGCAAGGCCGCGCACGCCGAATCCAAGACATTCCTAGGCCTCGCTGGCGTGGGCGACCTGATCGCCACCTGTGGCTCGCCGCTGAGCCGCAACTACACCTTCGGCGCGAACCTCGGCCGCGGCATGAGCGTCGAGGAGGCCACCAAGGTGAGCAATGGCGTGGCCGAAGGCGTGCCGACCACCGAGGCCGTGGTACGCATGGGCGCCGAGCTGGGCGTCCAGACCCCGCTGGCCAGTGCGATGAACGACGTTTTGAAGCGCGGCCTCACCTGCGAGCAAATGCTCCACGAGCTGGTCAAGGGCGACGTCACAGAGGAATAG
- a CDS encoding D-alanine--D-alanine ligase family protein codes for MRKRRVVVLYGGKADEHSISCISTAGVLKAMDTERFEPVPVGITKAGEWVMGGTDPRDFDVADGAMPTVAGPDADDAVKPVVLDMSRGNNGFYARQKDGTLTSLGYVDAVFPVLHGPYGEDGTVQGLLEMMGVPYVGCGVFASAACMDKAFTKVILSQAGIPVAPGVTVDTRDFAGLGGVGSSQAERDADEASVSSALSSASASARDALKSVLPTFLKDSDDSTSMQEDQSKSVAPESSEDTNTSSSVGAGNESKSVPPAFVEGAKAVMKRIKAAKLRYPLFVKPSRSGSSFGVTKLERVGDADELAAALFEASHHDWKVLVEQGIDGREIECAVLAPKAEDEPKSALPGEIVLDHRAEGDDQFYDFDSKYTDSDASHVEVPASLPAETLKRAQDVAVRAFKAVDGAGLSRVDTFVTRRGEVMVNEINTMPGFTPISMYPKAWEASGVSYTELITRLIEGVLR; via the coding sequence ATGCGTAAGCGGCGCGTGGTGGTTCTGTATGGTGGCAAGGCTGATGAGCATTCGATTTCCTGCATTTCCACGGCGGGGGTGCTCAAGGCGATGGACACCGAGCGGTTCGAGCCGGTTCCCGTCGGCATCACCAAGGCCGGCGAATGGGTGATGGGCGGCACCGATCCGCGCGATTTCGATGTGGCGGATGGCGCGATGCCGACCGTCGCCGGGCCTGACGCGGACGACGCGGTCAAGCCCGTGGTGCTGGATATGTCGCGTGGCAACAATGGTTTCTATGCGCGGCAGAAGGATGGGACGCTCACCTCGCTGGGCTATGTGGACGCGGTGTTTCCCGTGCTGCACGGGCCGTATGGCGAGGACGGCACGGTGCAGGGCCTGCTGGAGATGATGGGTGTGCCGTATGTGGGCTGCGGCGTGTTCGCCTCGGCCGCGTGCATGGACAAGGCGTTCACCAAGGTCATTCTTTCGCAGGCGGGTATTCCCGTGGCGCCTGGAGTCACGGTCGATACGCGGGACTTTGCTGGATTGGGCGGTGTGGGCTCGTCGCAAGCCGAGCGCGATGCCGACGAAGCTTCCGTCTCTTCCGCCTTATCTTCCGCGTCGGCGTCGGCACGTGACGCGTTGAAATCCGTTCTTCCGACATTCCTCAAGGATTCGGATGATTCGACATCGATGCAAGAGGATCAATCGAAGTCCGTCGCTCCGGAATCCTCTGAAGATACGAATACTTCATCGTCAGTGGGCGCGGGCAATGAATCAAAGTCCGTTCCTCCGGCGTTCGTCGAGGGAGCCAAGGCGGTGATGAAGCGTATCAAGGCGGCGAAACTGCGCTACCCGCTGTTCGTCAAGCCTTCGCGGTCCGGGTCGAGTTTCGGCGTGACCAAGCTGGAACGCGTCGGGGACGCCGACGAGCTGGCCGCGGCGCTGTTCGAGGCGTCGCACCATGACTGGAAGGTGCTCGTGGAGCAGGGCATCGACGGACGCGAGATCGAGTGTGCCGTGCTGGCCCCGAAGGCGGAAGACGAGCCGAAGTCGGCGCTGCCCGGCGAGATCGTGCTTGACCACCGCGCCGAGGGCGACGACCAGTTCTACGATTTCGACAGCAAATACACCGATTCCGACGCCTCGCACGTTGAAGTGCCGGCGAGCCTGCCCGCCGAGACGCTCAAGCGGGCGCAGGACGTGGCGGTTCGGGCGTTCAAGGCCGTCGACGGGGCGGGGCTTTCGCGCGTCGACACCTTCGTCACCAGGCGCGGCGAGGTGATGGTCAACGAGATCAACACCATGCCCGGGTTCACGCCGATTTCGATGTATCCCAAGGCCTGGGAGGCCAGCGGGGTGAGCTATACGGAACTGATCACCCGTCTCATCGAGGGTGTGTTGCGCTAG
- a CDS encoding CPBP family glutamic-type intramembrane protease, which translates to MNEDDFSKEQAPDSGQPGQPEQQPQYSQYQQPYQPRYAQPQYQPYQANQYQPYSGQPNQPMTQPQYQTYRYPQSQAQPYQYQQSYQYSQSQYPQPQPYQYQQPLYAQPQPQLYRYQQPQYPQPQFQLPLYPQPSQYAQPQYMQPMPQRYAYARPVSNGFWYQPDPARQAAFSRWLGNVRKHFSTIGFTLTMVILVWNVLAFAVGQVVSMVVDPKKLPTWAELLVGNGPLYLVAIPLSLLIFRTVPKVKRKTSDMGVGMFLTLMAISFPISYIGSWIGSFLSALFSAGHAQSSIDNLMQGLDPLSLVLFTVIIGPIFEEWLFRRLLIDRIQQYGEKTAILVSAFAFGLFHGNLFQFFYAFGFGLLLAYVYVRTGKLRYTIAMHMTFNFFGGFLPQAVYLPMSKSTMKAVTSGSSAAYRSVFASGHGAELIPLLAYDLFIVVILIVGVILAIVNRKKLVFFTAPEELPRGVRARTVLGNPGAITFVVVCALVMVLALFNV; encoded by the coding sequence ATGAACGAAGATGATTTCTCCAAAGAACAAGCTCCTGATTCCGGCCAACCGGGGCAGCCGGAGCAGCAACCCCAATATTCCCAATACCAGCAGCCGTATCAGCCGCGGTATGCCCAGCCTCAGTATCAGCCGTACCAAGCCAATCAATATCAGCCGTATTCAGGTCAGCCGAACCAGCCGATGACCCAGCCTCAATACCAGACCTACCGATATCCGCAGTCGCAAGCTCAGCCGTATCAGTACCAACAGTCGTATCAGTACTCTCAATCGCAATATCCGCAGCCCCAGCCGTACCAGTACCAGCAGCCGCTATACGCACAACCCCAGCCCCAGCTGTATCGGTACCAGCAACCGCAGTATCCGCAACCGCAATTCCAGCTGCCGCTGTATCCCCAGCCGTCGCAGTATGCCCAGCCGCAATACATGCAACCGATGCCGCAACGCTATGCTTACGCACGACCGGTGTCGAACGGCTTCTGGTACCAGCCGGACCCGGCTCGCCAGGCCGCGTTCTCCCGCTGGCTCGGCAACGTGCGCAAGCATTTCTCGACCATCGGCTTCACCCTGACCATGGTCATTCTGGTGTGGAACGTGCTCGCCTTCGCTGTCGGCCAGGTGGTGTCGATGGTGGTCGACCCGAAGAAGCTGCCGACGTGGGCCGAATTGCTGGTGGGCAACGGCCCGCTGTATCTGGTCGCGATTCCGCTCTCGTTGCTGATATTCCGCACGGTGCCGAAAGTCAAACGCAAGACAAGCGATATGGGCGTGGGCATGTTCCTGACGCTGATGGCGATATCGTTCCCGATCTCCTATATCGGCAGCTGGATCGGCTCCTTCCTCTCCGCGCTGTTTTCCGCCGGCCATGCGCAAAGCAGCATCGACAATCTGATGCAGGGCCTCGACCCGCTGAGCCTGGTGCTTTTCACCGTCATCATCGGCCCGATCTTCGAGGAATGGCTCTTCCGCCGCCTGTTGATCGACCGCATCCAGCAATACGGCGAGAAAACCGCGATCCTGGTCTCCGCCTTCGCCTTCGGGCTGTTCCATGGCAACCTGTTCCAGTTCTTCTATGCCTTCGGTTTCGGCTTGCTGCTGGCCTACGTCTACGTGCGCACCGGCAAGCTGCGTTACACCATCGCCATGCACATGACGTTCAATTTCTTCGGCGGCTTTCTGCCTCAGGCGGTCTACCTGCCGATGAGCAAATCCACGATGAAGGCGGTCACTTCCGGCTCCAGCGCGGCCTACAGGAGCGTGTTCGCCTCCGGCCACGGCGCCGAGCTTATCCCGCTGCTGGCCTACGATCTTTTCATCGTGGTGATATTGATCGTCGGCGTCATCCTGGCCATCGTCAACCGCAAGAAGCTCGTCTTCTTCACCGCTCCCGAGGAACTGCCGCGGGGCGTGCGGGCGAGGACGGTGCTGGGCAATCCCGGGGCCATCACATTTGTGGTGGTATGTGCGTTGGTAATGGTCTTGGCGCTGTTCAATGTATGA